Genomic segment of Pseudochaenichthys georgianus unplaced genomic scaffold, fPseGeo1.2 scaffold_1068_arrow_ctg1, whole genome shotgun sequence:
ggccaggaaaaacaggcactcgcttgtttaatttgtttgcggtctagatttctttcatttttttattttttgcgtgtgtttataaattacctcgagggccgtacaaaattgtctcgcgggccgtatacggccggaggccggaggttccccacccctgccgtagagtctcactctgagcgagtgctgctgcagctgctctcggcttcgtccatactaattcattcattcattcaatactcgccggttccgcggttccacattgtttgttgtgaggagtctgatatatttagtatatttatattttagtgcgacagccaggggtgacaggcgcgtacgcgtcacaggcagcttgctgttgccaggttgggtggttttccgcattattgtgaagcctgtttacggtgtgttttaactgggttttcggctgaaaggcatatgaaatctggcacacttttgaacgccgttataatacagtgctgagaatgaacgcacttttgaacgccgttatacagcgctgagaatgaacgcgttctcaattacgttcatctagcggaaatacagtacgttcagttcacgttcgcccaaaatatgaacgcgttcatgaacgatcgttcattgaacgcgttcaggtacatcactgcatattggcatcatattgagaggtgcagtgacgcgtcctgaaaccaggaagtagctgctggttccctccacagaaAGCCATGGGCTTTCTCCACAGGGTCTGTGGCAAACAAGCTGTTTTCACCTGAAACAAGTCCAAAGATCTGCCAATAGAACTAGTGAACATTAGCTTGGTGAGAGAACTTGAAATAAGAAGGGATGTTTAGATAAATCACATCTTGTCGTCAGCTGGAGAACTCATGTTGAACTGTTGACCAGAATCAGGAAATGTAAGCTGTAAATaaagtgttctgttttctgatgCTAGTTGGTGATTTCCcaataaatatgtaaagaaatatgtgtttcctctgagatacaactcaaaataagatgttttgacttgaaggtggggtaggtacttttggagaaaccagctcgagtggctagaatttgaaaatacacaaccggaagaaatctgccacttcctcacagagcccctcccccaacacacacgaacacacacacgaccaatgagggcacgggatcagtttgtgccccgatggaaggctgacaggcaggtaggccgtccagttactttagccggctcagatgattggtcgtactttttacagtatccacggcttccactgatgacattttgttatggattttttgtcaaaggacttcagatattcattgctatcggatgttaagagcattccatggaatataacaagtgtatctcgagccggtttctcaaacttacctaccccacctttaaccagaTGAAGCATTGTCTAAAAAGAAGACCCGATATCTCACTACAGTGTTACTCCTGAAGTTAGTGTGTCTTATATCAGGTGTAGAAACATAGTCTGACTAGATATTAGACACATGTACTGGGCAAGATTTAGAGTTTTTGTAGTGTTACTTAACTTTTCTCTCCTCTAATGAAGTGTCTGAATCTCAAACCATTAATTTAAACACATTCTGATCTCTCTCTGTTCAGACGGTGGGAAAAATGCCGACTGAAAATCCAGAATCCAAAGTGATCCGACCGCAGCCCGGTGAGTAACGTATTTGGCGTATTTCTGTgttggaccctgaaggcagcatctccctgaaCCAATGGGATTCCTCCATGTGATTTTTGAATATTGCAGAAAACAATCTcaacgtttatgatacttacacatttagttcagcaggataatatattaacaccactttatgatttctgaagtaaagagctaatgttgggctataaaggaactacatggtcacatgacttcacgtcaccaccgctaagctaaaggtggctaatgttgggctataaaggaactacagcacggtcacatgacttcacgtcaccaccgctaagctaaaggtggctaatgttgggctataaaggaactacacggtcacatgacttcacgtcaccaccgctaagctaaaggaagctaatgttgggctataaaggaactacacggtcacatgacttcacgtcaccaccgctaagctaaaggaagctaatgttgggctataaaggaactacacggtcacatgacttcacgtcaccaccgctaagctaaaggtggctaatgttgggctataaaggaactacagcacggtcacatgacttcacgtcaccaccgctaagctaaaggtggctaatgttgggctataaaggaactacagcacggtcacatgacttcacatcaccaccgctaagctaaaggcggctaatgttgggcgtgatgatgTTTAGTCGTCTCAATTAGCAACCTCCGTttttaaatccaccagctatggactgatgtattttatgtcgtagaacaaacatgtcttcagcttgtgttcaccacagacctgatttcaggctaacaaccaaaaacacattcagaaaaccaTTGACTTTCACACCAGGGGACAGGAAGTGATAAAATGCTTAATCCTGCACCACTCTTTGCAATATATATCACATTTGAAAGACAGTGCTAACGTTGTTTCATGGATAACTTCATTGTGTACTTGACTCTTTTTCTTTGTCGTATCCCCCCTCTCAGGTCTGTGTGTGAAGACCGTCACAGAGCCAGATAAACAGAAGATCTTTGTGAACGTCTGCCAGTCTCCGGACGTCCCTCTTCCTCCGGAGATCTCCAGAGACGAGCTGGGGGATCTGCTTCAGTCTGAAGACCCCAGTGGGTTCCGAGTCCCCATGAGCCTCGGAGAGCCGCACACCGAGACCGACAACAG
This window contains:
- the LOC117440608 gene encoding PIH1 domain-containing protein 1-like — its product is MNTDSSLLGSELELQQQEEIYQQLLMQTVGKMPTENPESKVIRPQPGLCVKTVTEPDKQKIFVNVCQSPDVPLPPEISRDELGDLLQSEDPSGFRVPMSLGEPHTETDNST